A part of Sinorhizobium chiapasense genomic DNA contains:
- a CDS encoding D-Ala-D-Ala carboxypeptidase family metallohydrolase: MQHLEGKCSFVTFGRAVALSVSLFALAGCMSSTGDEVASLKPQQSATPSQTAETESDAGEAQIAAEQGTVAPQATSVAAQADPAATQQSLTMQSTGLRATSSSIYGQTPTATAEGQPDANQAAGAAPGNAILPQPTTVNATNNSLFSNGQTVTEPAAPSQEGASNETPAAVQTVADPAASEPATGAGNDLPLVVPLPLSAQAALSGKMPVELQPVEVASVDPAALPHANPGQPADPAKKEGERQQRTKTWTLASLFAPKRKEKPRADGERTVQQAEKKTITASNASQPQVASLAYSSLPGVNMNPLFSMEHEDHVADEEDAPVQTAALSGLARLAPNGLVLQTESVETGCFKPELLEMLRTVERHYGQRVMVTSGLRAIKVNRKRQSLHTRCEAADIQVKGVNKWELASFLRSIPGRGGVGTYCHTESVHIDIGPERDWNWRCRRRKG, from the coding sequence TTGCAACATCTGGAGGGGAAATGCTCGTTCGTGACGTTCGGACGCGCGGTCGCATTGTCCGTATCATTGTTCGCATTGGCAGGTTGCATGTCGTCTACCGGCGACGAGGTGGCTTCCCTGAAGCCGCAGCAATCGGCGACACCGTCGCAGACCGCTGAGACCGAAAGCGATGCCGGCGAGGCGCAGATCGCGGCTGAGCAGGGAACAGTCGCGCCGCAGGCTACGAGCGTTGCTGCCCAGGCCGATCCGGCGGCGACACAGCAATCGTTGACGATGCAAAGCACGGGCCTGCGCGCCACCTCGTCCAGCATTTACGGACAAACACCCACCGCCACGGCTGAAGGGCAACCGGATGCCAACCAGGCGGCGGGTGCAGCGCCCGGCAACGCCATCCTGCCGCAACCAACAACGGTCAATGCCACAAACAACAGTCTCTTCAGCAACGGGCAAACCGTGACCGAGCCCGCCGCTCCATCGCAAGAGGGCGCCAGCAACGAGACGCCGGCAGCAGTGCAGACCGTCGCAGACCCGGCCGCGAGCGAACCGGCGACAGGCGCCGGAAACGACCTTCCTCTCGTCGTTCCGCTCCCGCTCAGCGCGCAAGCGGCACTGTCCGGCAAAATGCCAGTGGAGTTGCAGCCTGTAGAAGTTGCCTCGGTGGATCCGGCGGCACTTCCGCATGCGAATCCCGGTCAACCGGCCGATCCGGCGAAAAAAGAGGGCGAGAGGCAGCAAAGGACAAAGACCTGGACGCTCGCAAGCCTCTTTGCGCCGAAGCGAAAGGAGAAGCCGCGGGCCGACGGCGAACGCACCGTCCAGCAGGCGGAGAAGAAGACCATCACGGCCAGCAACGCGAGCCAGCCGCAAGTCGCCTCGCTCGCCTACAGTTCGTTGCCTGGCGTCAACATGAATCCGCTTTTCAGCATGGAGCATGAAGATCACGTCGCCGACGAGGAGGACGCACCAGTCCAGACGGCGGCTCTATCCGGTCTCGCCCGTCTCGCGCCGAACGGCCTTGTGCTGCAGACAGAGAGCGTGGAGACCGGCTGCTTCAAGCCGGAACTTCTCGAGATGTTGAGGACGGTCGAGAGACACTACGGCCAGAGGGTCATGGTGACCTCCGGCCTGAGGGCGATCAAGGTCAACCGGAAACGCCAGTCTCTCCACACGCGATGCGAAGCCGCCGACATCCAGGTCAAGGGTGTCAACAAGTGGGAGCTCGCGAGCTTCCTGCGCAGCATTCCGGGCCGAGGCGGCGTCGGCACCTATTGCCACACGGAATCGGTTCACATCGATATCGGTCCCGAGCGCGACTGGAACTGGCGCTGCCGCCGGCGTAAGGGTTGA
- a CDS encoding VOC family protein produces MRYLHTMVRVKDLDKALHFYCTLFGLREIRRYENEKGRFTLVFLTAPADLDQAKDGGSPCLELTYNWDTEDYTGGRNFGHLAYEVDDIYGFCKHLMDNGVTINRPPRDGHMAFVRSPDGISIEILQKGEHLPAQEPWASMANTGSW; encoded by the coding sequence ATGCGCTATCTGCACACGATGGTTCGTGTGAAGGACCTGGACAAGGCTCTTCACTTCTACTGCACGCTCTTCGGCCTCCGGGAAATCCGTCGGTACGAAAACGAAAAAGGCCGGTTCACACTGGTCTTTCTCACCGCGCCTGCGGATCTCGACCAGGCCAAGGACGGGGGCTCCCCCTGCCTCGAACTCACCTATAACTGGGACACGGAGGACTACACCGGCGGCCGCAACTTCGGCCATCTCGCCTACGAAGTGGACGACATCTACGGCTTCTGCAAACATCTGATGGACAATGGCGTGACCATCAACCGTCCTCCGCGTGACGGGCACATGGCTTTTGTGCGCTCACCGGACGGAATTTCGATCGAGATCTTGCAGAAAGGCGAGCATCTGCCCGCGCAGGAGCCCTGGGCTTCGATGGCTAATACCGGCAGCTGGTAA
- a CDS encoding cold-shock protein, translated as MADRTSSKDVIHNDDFGNDALDLIEITGVIKWFDVAKGFGFIVPDNGMQDVLLHVTCLRRDGYQTVLEGARVVALVQKRDRGYQAFRILSMDQSTAVHPSQLPPVRTHVQVTPTSGLERVLVKWFNRTKGFGFLTRGEGTEDIFVHMETLRRFGLTELRPGQVVLVRFGDGEKGLMAAEIHPDGPTPTNRSH; from the coding sequence ATGGCGGATAGAACATCTTCGAAAGACGTCATCCACAATGACGACTTTGGCAATGACGCCCTTGACCTCATCGAAATTACCGGCGTTATCAAGTGGTTCGACGTTGCAAAGGGCTTCGGCTTTATTGTGCCCGACAACGGCATGCAGGATGTATTGCTGCATGTTACCTGCCTGCGGCGCGACGGCTATCAGACGGTTCTTGAGGGTGCGCGCGTCGTCGCGCTTGTTCAGAAACGGGACCGCGGATACCAGGCTTTCCGCATTCTCTCGATGGATCAGTCGACTGCCGTTCATCCTTCGCAGCTTCCCCCGGTCAGAACACATGTTCAGGTCACGCCGACCAGCGGCCTGGAGCGCGTGCTCGTAAAGTGGTTCAACCGCACCAAAGGTTTTGGTTTCCTGACGCGCGGTGAGGGGACCGAAGACATCTTCGTGCACATGGAGACGCTGCGCCGTTTCGGGCTCACGGAACTGCGGCCCGGGCAGGTGGTGCTGGTGCGCTTCGGCGACGGCGAAAAGGGTCTCATGGCAGCGGAAATTCATCCCGACGGCCCGACGCCAACCAACCGGTCGCATTGA
- a CDS encoding DUF192 domain-containing protein — protein sequence MASSLNIFARSAVAALFLLSLFVSAVFADVSFGRDKVRLLTAAGAHDLTVELAVDPGQREQGLMHRRQMAPDHGMLFDFGETRRVMMWMKNTYLPLDMLFVAHDGTVRTIHENAVPLSEAIIDSGEPVAFVLELNAGTVKRLGIKPGDRLEGSRIPAAN from the coding sequence ATGGCTTCGTCTCTCAACATATTTGCAAGAAGCGCCGTCGCGGCGCTTTTTTTGTTGTCGCTGTTCGTTTCCGCGGTTTTCGCCGACGTTTCCTTTGGGCGTGACAAGGTCCGTCTTTTGACAGCGGCGGGCGCCCACGACCTGACGGTCGAACTCGCGGTCGACCCGGGCCAGCGCGAGCAGGGACTCATGCACCGCCGGCAGATGGCGCCCGACCACGGCATGCTGTTCGATTTTGGCGAGACGCGCCGGGTAATGATGTGGATGAAGAATACCTATTTGCCTCTGGATATGCTCTTCGTTGCGCACGATGGAACGGTACGCACGATTCATGAAAACGCGGTGCCGTTGTCCGAGGCGATCATCGATTCCGGCGAGCCGGTGGCATTCGTGCTCGAGCTCAACGCCGGTACGGTGAAACGACTCGGTATAAAGCCGGGCGACCGCCTCGAAGGTTCCCGGATCCCGGCCGCAAACTGA
- a CDS encoding ETC complex I subunit, producing the protein MSAKIYRPAKTAMQSGKAKTHLWVLEFDQEKPRTIDPIMGYTSSGDMRQQLRLTFESAEQAIAYAERNGIDYRVIAPKDSTRKNVSYSDNFRFNRMQPWTH; encoded by the coding sequence ATGTCCGCGAAGATCTATCGTCCTGCAAAGACAGCCATGCAGTCCGGCAAGGCCAAGACGCATCTGTGGGTGTTGGAGTTCGATCAGGAAAAACCGCGTACCATTGACCCGATCATGGGATATACGAGCTCCGGCGACATGCGCCAGCAACTGCGGCTCACCTTCGAGAGCGCGGAACAGGCCATCGCCTACGCTGAACGCAACGGCATCGACTACCGCGTGATCGCGCCGAAGGATTCGACGCGCAAGAATGTGTCCTATTCGGACAATTTCCGTTTCAACCGGATGCAGCCCTGGACCCACTAG
- a CDS encoding sterol desaturase family protein, which yields MEAAAEATSRSLADARISTLNCQNGMACSGGAILARGLRVPMSDELSHLLFLFGFYATTVATYFALGYGLTWVNNRNPERKIQKGRGSDKRRNAEIRQSLASMFSACLPLTIGLYAQQKGWTPAPWAFTWWAAVPLFILCMFLYDTWFYFMHRLLHTKWLYPLHALHHKSVAPTIWSTYSEDVFDNFLLQGFSAAIVFVVPFPPAILIAQRLFEHFNGMFGHCGFEYFASSTTRYPSPLLCTTFHDQHHSGFRYNYGNYFSFWDRVLGTISPNYDQRVRKFEEEELPLKFSRAADGDLHQAAGHSPEGCPYDERPATGERQPDDGHVRLDPARDGRGLHEGRL from the coding sequence GTGGAGGCCGCGGCCGAGGCGACCTCCCGCAGTCTTGCCGACGCGCGCATTTCCACTTTGAATTGCCAGAACGGCATGGCATGTTCCGGCGGCGCGATTTTAGCTCGGGGGCTGCGGGTGCCGATGTCGGACGAACTGTCCCATCTTCTGTTTCTGTTCGGATTCTACGCCACGACGGTCGCTACCTATTTCGCCCTTGGTTATGGTCTCACCTGGGTCAACAACCGCAATCCTGAACGAAAGATTCAGAAGGGGCGCGGTTCCGACAAACGTCGCAATGCGGAAATCCGCCAGAGCCTGGCTTCAATGTTCAGCGCTTGCCTGCCGCTGACCATCGGCCTTTACGCCCAGCAAAAGGGCTGGACGCCGGCGCCCTGGGCTTTCACTTGGTGGGCCGCGGTCCCGCTTTTTATCCTGTGCATGTTTCTCTACGATACCTGGTTCTATTTCATGCACCGATTGCTCCATACGAAGTGGCTCTACCCGCTGCACGCACTTCATCATAAGAGTGTCGCGCCAACGATCTGGAGCACCTATTCGGAGGATGTCTTCGACAATTTTCTATTGCAGGGGTTCTCAGCCGCAATCGTGTTCGTTGTGCCGTTTCCGCCAGCGATTCTCATCGCACAGAGGCTGTTCGAACATTTCAACGGCATGTTCGGACACTGCGGGTTCGAATATTTCGCCTCATCGACAACCCGTTATCCGTCCCCCTTGCTGTGCACGACTTTCCACGACCAGCATCATTCGGGATTTCGATACAACTACGGCAACTATTTCTCGTTCTGGGATCGCGTGCTGGGCACGATTTCGCCGAACTACGACCAGCGCGTGAGGAAGTTCGAGGAGGAGGAACTGCCGCTCAAATTCAGTCGGGCCGCAGACGGCGATCTACATCAGGCGGCCGGGCACAGCCCAGAAGGCTGCCCCTACGATGAGCGACCAGCCACAGGGGAACGCCAGCCCGACGATGGCCATGTACGGTTGGACCCGGCTCGCGATGGCCGAGGTCTGCACGAAGGAAGACTATAG
- a CDS encoding DUF1236 domain-containing protein, translated as MKGILIKSAIALSLGVTYTPALAQTEQPAQGQSTECPAGTECPQGGAQGQQPDAQGGTVQPDGEGTGQGQQPMDEPQPDAEQGGTGQQLQQDQQSQPDTGTPEQQQQQDQVAPEPEQPDQPDAEQQPSEGQTDQQQPDQGQTEQPQGGTGQPAEGESQQTQQGQDSDGGDVNVTVEQKTEITQIVKEENVEPVDVDFNVTIGTAVPETVELRPLPQRIVRIVPRYEGYRFFVLADGRIVIVEPSSLKIVVILA; from the coding sequence ATGAAAGGTATCCTTATAAAGAGCGCAATTGCTTTGAGCCTGGGCGTCACCTACACGCCTGCTCTCGCGCAGACCGAGCAGCCGGCACAAGGTCAATCCACCGAATGCCCGGCAGGCACCGAATGTCCGCAAGGCGGTGCCCAGGGCCAGCAGCCTGATGCGCAGGGCGGCACAGTTCAACCGGACGGTGAAGGTACCGGACAGGGCCAGCAGCCTATGGACGAGCCGCAGCCTGACGCTGAGCAGGGCGGAACCGGACAGCAGCTGCAGCAGGATCAGCAATCGCAACCCGATACCGGCACGCCCGAGCAACAACAGCAGCAAGATCAAGTCGCGCCCGAACCAGAGCAGCCGGACCAACCCGACGCCGAACAGCAGCCTTCGGAAGGACAAACGGACCAACAGCAACCCGATCAGGGTCAGACCGAGCAGCCGCAAGGCGGAACCGGTCAGCCCGCTGAGGGTGAATCGCAGCAGACCCAGCAGGGTCAGGACTCTGATGGCGGCGATGTCAACGTGACGGTGGAGCAGAAGACGGAAATCACGCAGATCGTCAAAGAGGAGAACGTCGAGCCCGTCGACGTTGATTTCAACGTGACGATCGGCACGGCCGTTCCCGAAACCGTCGAACTGAGGCCTCTCCCGCAGCGTATCGTGAGGATCGTGCCAAGATACGAGGGCTACCGCTTCTTCGTCTTGGCCGATGGCCGGATCGTAATCGTTGAACCCTCGTCGCTTAAAATCGTCGTGATTCTGGCATAG
- a CDS encoding BA14K family protein, with protein MKKIGVFVLAALTAFTSYAPAQAMPFAPVSQPNPSGIELVHHKPWHHGGPRHGWRGDHGPRYGHYNGYRGYRHHRDGYRRHSDGWWYPVAAFGAGMVIGGAIAAPPPPRRVYADGSRAHVDWCYAQYRSYRAYDNSFQPYYGPRQQCVSPYY; from the coding sequence ATGAAGAAGATCGGTGTATTCGTCCTTGCGGCGCTTACGGCATTCACCAGCTACGCGCCGGCGCAGGCCATGCCCTTTGCGCCGGTGTCGCAGCCGAACCCGAGCGGGATCGAATTGGTCCACCATAAGCCCTGGCACCATGGCGGACCGCGTCACGGTTGGCGCGGCGATCACGGGCCTCGTTACGGTCATTACAACGGCTATCGCGGTTATCGCCACCACCGGGACGGCTATCGTCGGCACAGTGACGGATGGTGGTATCCGGTGGCGGCGTTTGGAGCGGGCATGGTCATTGGGGGTGCGATCGCAGCGCCGCCACCGCCGCGACGCGTCTATGCGGATGGGAGCCGCGCTCATGTCGATTGGTGCTATGCGCAGTACCGCTCATACCGGGCATACGACAACAGCTTCCAGCCGTACTACGGCCCCCGCCAGCAGTGCGTCTCGCCCTACTACTGA
- a CDS encoding outer membrane protein — protein MSRTVLVAIFGASLLAGTSNAADLTEAPAPAPVVEAAPTFVWTGGYVGLQGGGGWLNSDLSVPGASASEDFSGGLFGAFAGYNYQQGDWVLGIEGDVTYNWNDKTINVFGANTEVGTDVSGSVRGRVGYTLNEKALLYATGGWAVTRGFVDVPGAPKEKETFNGWTIGGGVDYGFTNNVFGRAEYRYNDFGDEDVNGVNVDLDQHQFTVGVGVKF, from the coding sequence ATGAGCAGAACCGTGCTTGTTGCGATCTTCGGCGCGTCGCTGCTGGCGGGAACGTCTAACGCAGCAGACCTGACGGAGGCTCCAGCGCCAGCGCCGGTTGTCGAAGCTGCCCCCACATTCGTCTGGACCGGCGGCTATGTTGGCCTTCAGGGCGGCGGCGGATGGCTCAACAGCGATTTAAGTGTCCCCGGGGCAAGTGCCTCTGAAGACTTCAGCGGCGGCCTCTTCGGCGCGTTCGCCGGTTACAACTACCAGCAGGGTGATTGGGTTCTCGGTATCGAAGGAGATGTCACCTACAATTGGAACGACAAGACCATCAACGTCTTTGGCGCGAACACCGAGGTCGGAACCGATGTCTCCGGATCGGTGCGCGGGCGCGTCGGCTACACGTTGAATGAAAAAGCCTTGCTGTACGCGACCGGCGGCTGGGCGGTGACCCGCGGCTTCGTCGATGTTCCCGGCGCGCCGAAGGAGAAGGAGACCTTCAACGGCTGGACCATCGGCGGCGGCGTCGACTATGGCTTCACCAACAACGTCTTCGGTCGCGCCGAGTATCGTTACAATGATTTCGGCGACGAGGACGTCAACGGTGTCAATGTCGATCTCGACCAACATCAGTTCACCGTGGGCGTCGGCGTGAAATTCTGA
- a CDS encoding GlxA family transcriptional regulator → MSQRVEKQSPIEVVVVVLPESSIMSLASVLDPMRAANRVAGRQVFRWRLLSGDGEAAMLTCGVPINVEGRFAPPLGGDLLLVIGGFNLHRHAGKRFLATLQECARHFDIVAGIESGCWLLGRSGLINGRRATAHWEELEDFSQTFPALTVIGDRFVTDGKYWTSGGASPTFDMMLHLITERLGPALALDVASIFVYDQMHSATDVQPFVSLGRIEASDPELAGAIRLMERTLERPLTVAALARRLSISRRKLELLFARGLSISPAAYYLRLRLQVAHRLVRDSAIPIRDIALRCGFDSLSAFSRAYSREYQSSPLKMRSVNRGEISLRGEVAHGRGGNSLPASDAG, encoded by the coding sequence ATGTCACAACGCGTCGAAAAACAATCTCCGATTGAGGTCGTGGTCGTCGTCCTGCCGGAGTCGTCGATCATGTCGCTGGCCTCGGTATTGGATCCTATGCGCGCAGCAAATCGCGTGGCCGGCAGACAGGTCTTTCGCTGGCGGCTCCTGTCCGGCGATGGAGAGGCGGCCATGCTGACCTGCGGCGTTCCGATCAATGTCGAAGGTCGGTTCGCGCCGCCGCTCGGCGGTGATCTTCTCCTGGTGATCGGCGGCTTCAATCTTCATAGGCACGCCGGGAAGCGGTTTCTGGCGACGCTGCAGGAGTGCGCCCGTCACTTCGATATCGTGGCGGGGATCGAATCCGGCTGTTGGCTGCTCGGGCGGTCGGGGCTTATCAATGGCCGCAGGGCAACGGCGCATTGGGAAGAACTCGAGGATTTCAGCCAGACTTTCCCGGCGCTTACCGTTATCGGTGACCGCTTCGTAACCGACGGTAAATATTGGACCTCCGGCGGCGCTTCACCGACATTCGACATGATGCTGCACCTGATCACCGAGAGGTTGGGGCCGGCCCTGGCGCTCGATGTGGCAAGCATCTTCGTTTACGACCAGATGCACAGTGCCACCGATGTGCAGCCTTTCGTGTCGCTTGGCCGCATCGAGGCGAGCGATCCGGAGCTTGCCGGCGCGATAAGGCTGATGGAGCGCACGCTGGAGCGGCCGTTGACCGTTGCGGCGTTGGCGCGGCGGCTATCCATCTCACGGCGCAAGCTCGAACTCCTCTTTGCAAGGGGGCTCTCGATCAGTCCCGCGGCCTATTATCTCCGCCTGCGGCTTCAGGTGGCGCACCGGCTTGTTCGCGATTCGGCGATTCCGATACGCGACATCGCCCTGCGTTGCGGCTTCGATAGCCTCTCGGCCTTCTCGCGCGCTTACAGCCGCGAATATCAATCGAGCCCGTTGAAGATGCGAAGTGTCAACCGCGGAGAAATTTCTCTACGCGGGGAAGTGGCACACGGTCGTGGAGGCAATTCGCTCCCGGCTTCAGACGCGGGATAG
- a CDS encoding tyrosine-type recombinase/integrase — protein MSKITKRLVECTNPEAKDVFVWDEELAGYGLKVTPKGRKVFVLQYRIGRQSRRMTLGLFGHITADQARSQAQAALRKVSRGEDPMAEREAKREEQNTGELLDQFLAQHADAKLKGRSSEEYRRLVEKLIPNKLRRMPITEVSRHNIAQLHNQLSATPYQANRLLAVLRKFFNWCEKNGFRGDLTNPALHVELFKERKRERFLSPAELAHLGEVLTEVEREGSASPFVIAAIRLLILTGARLNEILTVQWDWVDFENSCVRLPDSKTGAKTIYLSPPASQVLASVPRLEGNPYVICGQRVASCLVNLQKPWSAIRQRAGLGNVRIHDLRHSFASIAVASGMSLPMIGKLLGHSQPQTTARYAHLADDPMKHAAGQIGKQISILPGLRVVSS, from the coding sequence ATGTCCAAGATTACGAAGCGGCTTGTCGAGTGCACAAACCCCGAAGCCAAGGACGTTTTTGTTTGGGATGAGGAGCTGGCGGGCTATGGCCTGAAGGTCACGCCGAAGGGGCGAAAGGTTTTCGTGCTGCAATACCGTATCGGACGACAGTCGCGGCGTATGACACTTGGCCTCTTTGGTCATATCACGGCCGATCAAGCCCGGTCGCAGGCACAGGCGGCATTGCGCAAGGTTTCCAGGGGTGAAGACCCCATGGCCGAACGAGAGGCGAAGCGGGAGGAGCAGAACACCGGCGAACTACTGGACCAGTTCCTAGCGCAACATGCAGACGCGAAGCTTAAAGGCCGCTCCAGTGAGGAATACCGGCGCCTAGTCGAGAAGCTAATCCCGAACAAATTGCGCCGAATGCCGATCACGGAGGTCTCGCGCCACAACATCGCGCAGCTCCACAATCAGCTTTCGGCCACGCCCTATCAGGCTAATCGCCTCTTGGCCGTGCTGCGGAAGTTCTTCAATTGGTGCGAAAAGAACGGATTTCGTGGCGATTTGACGAACCCGGCTCTTCACGTCGAGCTTTTTAAGGAACGGAAGCGGGAGCGGTTTCTTTCTCCGGCTGAACTTGCCCACCTGGGAGAGGTCCTGACAGAGGTCGAGCGTGAAGGAAGTGCAAGCCCGTTTGTCATTGCAGCAATCCGGCTTTTGATCCTGACGGGTGCCCGCCTCAATGAAATTCTGACGGTGCAATGGGATTGGGTAGATTTCGAAAATTCATGTGTCCGCCTGCCAGACTCTAAGACCGGCGCGAAGACCATTTATCTCAGCCCGCCCGCCTCACAGGTGCTGGCGTCAGTCCCGAGGCTTGAAGGCAATCCCTATGTGATCTGTGGCCAGCGCGTAGCCTCCTGCCTTGTAAACCTGCAAAAGCCATGGAGCGCCATACGGCAACGGGCAGGGCTGGGAAACGTCCGCATCCATGATTTGCGCCATTCCTTCGCGTCCATTGCGGTCGCCAGCGGCATGTCTCTGCCGATGATTGGAAAGCTTCTTGGGCATTCGCAACCGCAGACCACGGCGCGCTATGCACACTTGGCAGATGATCCGATGAAGCATGCAGCCGGCCAGATTGGGAAGCAGATCAGTATCCTTCCTGGGCTTCGCGTTGTCTCTTCTTAG
- a CDS encoding helix-turn-helix transcriptional regulator: MDHLISADEAANILNISPSTLAKMRLSGASPRFVKLGRRVAYRPSDLEAWIAAQSFNSTSEYGGKAIV; encoded by the coding sequence ATGGACCATCTTATTAGCGCCGATGAAGCAGCGAACATCCTCAATATTTCACCTTCCACGCTGGCAAAAATGCGTCTCTCCGGCGCGTCGCCGCGTTTCGTGAAACTTGGAAGGCGGGTGGCCTATCGCCCGTCTGATCTGGAGGCCTGGATTGCAGCGCAAAGCTTCAATTCGACTTCAGAGTACGGCGGAAAAGCTATCGTCTGA
- a CDS encoding bifunctional DNA primase/polymerase gives MNRLSRTIEQKVSARVPVEEMERLFSLGYHLIPCGGEDGKKPLRSGWNAPKSRRMPLETVFKIMRKHDSCTYGVRLDGLAVVDCDTWDDGTREYVSKRFPEPNARVWTSRGAHLYFGAGQAMPTNLRTAEMSIDFKAGHNHFVIGPGSVRPDGRTYDPDGHPLPPIRELTRFRVINAVGDTPTSALPNVANVVPTQAFTRQLIKIGDRNAALLKHAVSLGHASVSLIELVKDVTLWASIHCDNPQTVTVAEIKKACSSVWRMRQSGKLYASRQSEFRMPRAAFDLINAGAGSGAGNCLLLYSYLVQSHGHTAAKPFAVVSEAIARSKRVALSKSTIDRCKQTLRDLGLIRLLRKGKHMEPDLYMLTPVSQIGNPIPTAQ, from the coding sequence ATGAACAGGCTCTCCCGCACAATTGAACAAAAGGTTTCCGCTCGGGTTCCGGTGGAGGAAATGGAGCGGTTGTTCTCGTTAGGGTATCATCTCATTCCCTGCGGAGGCGAAGACGGCAAGAAGCCGCTTCGCAGCGGTTGGAACGCTCCGAAATCCAGACGGATGCCGCTAGAGACCGTATTCAAGATCATGCGGAAGCATGACTCCTGTACCTATGGCGTCCGCTTGGACGGGTTGGCCGTTGTCGATTGCGACACCTGGGACGATGGAACGCGGGAATATGTTTCGAAGCGCTTTCCCGAGCCGAACGCTAGAGTTTGGACTTCGCGCGGTGCTCATCTTTATTTTGGCGCCGGTCAGGCGATGCCCACAAATCTGAGAACTGCTGAAATGAGCATCGACTTCAAGGCAGGTCACAATCATTTCGTTATCGGCCCCGGCTCCGTTCGCCCGGATGGGCGGACATACGATCCTGACGGACACCCGTTGCCGCCAATTCGGGAGCTGACGCGTTTTCGTGTCATCAATGCCGTTGGCGACACGCCGACTTCCGCGCTGCCCAATGTTGCCAACGTGGTGCCGACGCAGGCCTTTACTCGCCAACTGATCAAGATAGGCGACCGCAACGCCGCGCTACTCAAACATGCCGTTTCGCTCGGGCACGCCAGCGTTTCGTTAATCGAACTGGTCAAGGACGTGACACTATGGGCCAGCATCCATTGCGATAACCCGCAAACGGTAACCGTTGCTGAAATTAAGAAGGCTTGTTCTTCCGTTTGGCGAATGCGCCAAAGCGGCAAGCTTTATGCAAGCCGCCAATCTGAGTTCCGGATGCCGCGCGCGGCCTTCGATTTGATCAATGCCGGGGCCGGCTCGGGTGCCGGCAATTGCCTGCTGCTCTATAGCTATCTTGTGCAAAGCCACGGCCATACGGCCGCCAAGCCATTTGCCGTGGTTTCCGAGGCAATCGCCAGATCGAAAAGGGTTGCCCTGTCGAAGAGTACCATCGATCGCTGCAAACAGACCCTGCGCGACCTGGGTCTGATAAGGCTCTTGCGTAAAGGCAAGCACATGGAGCCCGATCTTTACATGCTGACGCCCGTATCCCAGATCGGAAATCCCATTCCCACCGCCCAATGA